The genomic DNA AGCGTCGCGGCACCATATTCGTGAACGAGCGGATCGCGCAATAGCACTAGCGCCGGCTCCACGTGCTTGGGCAACACATGCCCATTCACCGAGTGATAGGCCAGGCGACGCGCCAGGTCGCATTCGCGTACGCTGCTCCGCGCCCAATTAATGACCTGCGTGGTAAGTACGCTGCGGATTCCCAATTCCTGGCAAAAGCCCAACAGCAGCGTGTTGATTCCTGCCGAATCCACGTCGGTGAGTTCGGTCAGATTGCCGATGCCCATCATGATTTCGGCATCGGGATATCGGGCCCGCACGTCGAGATACCTGGCCAGGCTGGCGGCAAAGCCAAAACCAATCGGTGCCAGAACCGGATCGATGCGCACGCGCACCCCGGCGGCCGCCAGCCGCGCCACGTTCTGGTCTAGACCCGCGAGTGTTTCCGGCACGTCAGGGACGACCACGACTTCGCAGCCCCAGTCGACCGCCCAATCGACGTTGCTCGAATTCACCGACAGAACGAGTTCGGCGCCGGCCCGCACGGCCGGCTCGATCTCGGCGGGATTCATGCTATCGATCGAGACCCGCGTCCCTTCGTCGCGAAGCAAACGCACCGCGTCGGCCACGTCGACCCAGGTTTCGCCCGGGTTACAGCCCAAATCGATCACGTCGGCGCCGTCGGCCAATAGACGTCGTGCCGCACCCAGCAATTCTTCGCGCGAAAGTCGCGGCACATGATTGATCTCGGCCAAGATCTCGATCGTGTAGCGACCGTAGTCCGAGTCGTCTGCCGGCGGTGCGCTAAACCAGCCGGGCAAATCGCGCAGATCTTTCGGTCCACGGTCGACCGGCGTGCCCACGGCCATTTGCACGGCGGCCAGGTCCCCTAGGCAATAGCCGGGCAACACGACGCGCGTCGTGCCCGCAGGCGGAGCCACGCGGCGCGCCACCCACTCGGGCGTCATCAAGGCGGCCACCGAAATTCCCAGCACGCCCACCGAGAAATCAAAATCAACCGTCGGCGCCATGCTCGCCAGCACGTGGCGCAAGCTATGCTCGGCCAATCGCCCGGTTACAAAATGTACGTGCTCTCGAGCCATAGACTGAATGATACGTCGCGCAGACCCCACAAAGTGCATTCTCGGCGCGCATCAATTTCCGCCGTTAACGGCGAAGATCTGACCCGTGATAAAGCTGGCCGCTGGTGAAGCCAGGAAACGCGCGGCGCGGGCTACGTCCTCGGGCGTGCCCCAGCGCCCCAACCACGAATCGGCCGCCGCCCGCTCTTGCCAGTATTCCGAGGCCTGGTCGCCCCAGGCGGTTTTGATCCAACCTGGGGCCAGGCAATTCACGCGCACTTCGGGCGCCAGACTGCGAGCGAGACTTTTCGTAAAGGCCATGATCGCGCCCTTGCTCGTGGCGAACAATTCTCCACTGTCGCCCGCCATCCCGCGCGCGGCCTGATCCCAACCCATGTTCAGAATCGTACCGTGCCCCGCGGCGCGCATTTTCGTCCCCACCAGTCGCGACAGCAGGATCGTGCCGCGGACGTCTACCTGCCACAGGTGTGACAGCTTGCGCTCGAAGGGCCACTTGCCGGCTTCACCGGTGAGCGTATCCGCGCCGGCATTATTGACCCAAACGTCAATACCGGATCGCCACGCCCAAGCGTCTTCGACCAATCGCTCGGCGGCCCGCTCGTCTGCCACATCAGCCAGAACGACCGTAGCGTCGGCTCCTAGCCGTCGCACTTGCATGGCCGTATCCTCGGCGGCATCGCGCGAGGTGTGCGCATGTACGATCACGGCGGCGCCGGCCGCGGCGAACTCCAGCGCGATGGCCCGACCGATTCCGCTCGATGAACCGGTAACGACCGTGGTCAGGCCGCAGAGATCGCTCATGCAGTTTTTTCGTGCGGAAGGCGGAAACGGGGGCGACTAGCGAGCTTATACTTGATTTTGTAACCTCGTCACACCGTACCAGCAAGAATCGCCCCGCATGCGGCTCGAGGCGCAGCCGGCAGTGACAGCTCGCCGAGGCCTGAAAACCGCTGCTGATTCTTGACCGTCCCAAAGGGTATACTCCGGGGCACCATGTCCAAACTACCTTGCTTCGCCCCACGCCGGGCCTGCTCTCACCGGCCGCCTTGCATCGCATCTAGCATCCCGCGCACGCCCCTAGTCGATTAGTCCGTGGAGTACCGCCCAAACGTCATGGACAATCCAATTCGCGCAGAGTTGATCCGCGACCGGCTGGCGACCACGGCATTCGCGTTTCGCGGCTACAACAATACGAACCTGGGACGCACCGCCGAGTTGCTGGAGCACCGCGCCTATGGACCGATCATGGAGCGCTACCTGCGCGAAGACTCCGAGATCTGCTCCGAAGCCACAGGCCAGAAGATCGACCTCGTGGCCCGCGTCCGCTCGCGCGTGGAAAGCTCGCTGGACACGTTCGCGGAAGACGTGCCATTGATTGTGACCGTCGAGCGAGCGCACTTGGCATTGTTGAAGCAGTTCTTCGACATCGATTATGGCCGCACACGCGTGGCCTTCGGCTATAGCATCGGCGAGATTGCCGCCCTGGTGTGCAGCGGTGTCTACGAAATGCAGCACCTGCTGCGGCCGCTGCTGTACCTGGCTGACGACTGCGTCGAGTTGGCCCGCACCGTGACGATGGGCGTGGTCTTCTCGCGAGGGCCGGCCTTGGATCTCGACGCCGTGCAGCGATTGTGCACCAAGATCACCGCCGAGGGGCGCGGCGTGATCGACCTGTCGAGCCACATGGCCCCTAACACGGTGCTGATCCTTGGCCAATACGAGACTATCGACCGCTTCAAGCAGCTGATGCCCGAGATTTTGGGCAAGCAGATCCACCTGCGGAAGAACTCCTACAAATGGCCGCCGCTGCACACGTCGATTTTATGGTCCAAGAACATCTCGAATCGCGCCGCGGCGATCATGCAAACCGTGCCGGGGGGTTTCACCGCGCCGGTGCCGCCGGTCCTGTCATTGGTCAACGGCAAGGTCGCGTACAACGATTTCAACAGCCGTAGCCTGATGAACCGCTGGGTCGATCACCCGCAACGGCTGTGGGACGCGATCAACGAGCTGCTCACGCTGGGGATCGACCTGATCTTGCACGTGGGACCCGAGCCGAACCTGATTCCGGCGACTTTTCAGCGCATTAGCGACAACGTCAATGCGCAAGTGAATCGATGGTCGATGAAAAGCAGCCTGGGACGCCGGGCCGTGATCGGTATCGTGCGCCGCCCCTGGCTGGCCAAGGTGATCTCCTCGCGCGCGGCAATTCTCCGTACGCCCTTCGTGGCGCATGTCGTGGTCGAGGATTGGCTGCTGGCGCAGGAGCCGCCGTAAGGGGAAACGATGAATGCGGAAAGATGAACGATGAATGGCTGCCGCCCGCCGCAATCTTCCTCACCTTAGTTCGTCGCGGCCTTTGCTTGCGCCGCAGCAGGCTCTTCATTCATTGTTTCGTTTCGATCATTCCGTGCGCAGCGGCAACTCGTAGCAGATCGCTTCTTCGTGGTTGCGCACGAGCAAGTTTCGGCCCGAGATGGCCGGATTGTTCCAGGTTTTGCCTTCGAGCGAGGTGATTCGCCCCAGTTCTTTGAATGCCGTGGGATTGGGATCCACCAGCACCAAATCGCCCGGCTGTTCGGCCTGCACCAAGAGCAGATCGCCCACCAGCAATAGTTGCCCGTGCCCGTAGTGTCCCCCTTTCCAGCGGCGTTTGCCGGTGCCGGCTTCGATGCAGGACAGCACGCCGTCGTCCAAGGCGTAGACAAATTCGTCGCGGAGAACCATGTTCGCGAACTTCGATTTCAGGTTGCGCAGATTGCGATTTTTCCAAACCTGCTCGACGGCCAGCCCTCCCTCGTCGTCGGGCGTGAATCGCAGCAGCTCGCTCCCTAGGCCATAGCCGGCCGAGACCAGCAACGTGTCCTCGCCCGTGACTAGGGGCTCGGTACATTTCGGATTCGGTTGCAGCCACTCATGCCGCCACAGAATGTGTCCGTCGACGGGATCGTGCCCGGCGACGCTTTCGCGATTGATGATCACGACTTGCGGTATGCCCGCCAGCGTGACCAGCTTGGGCGAGCTGTAGCTGGCCGGATCATCGCCGGCGTGCCACAACAGGTCTCCCGTCTCTTTGTGATAGGCGACCAGCGACTTGCCGTCCGGCCCGCCGGCCGACACGATCACCGCGTCCCCCACGACGAGCGGCGAGCAGCTTTTTCCCCATTGCGGCTTGCGCTCGAGCGTATCGGCGCCGTTCTCTTCCGCTACTTCGTGCGACCAGAGCTTTTTTCCCGTCGCACCGTCGAGGCAATTCAACAGCCCCAGTGCACCCAACGTATAGACGCGACCGTCAACGATCGTCGGCGTCGCACGGGGGCCGACACCGGCCAAAGTCTCTTCGAAGCGCACTTTGTCGGCGTGATACCAGACCGGTTTGCCGGTGGCCAACTCGTAACAGACGACCAACTCGTTCTCGCCGCGCTGTTCTTGCGTCACCGCGTAGTTGCCCACGATGGCGAATGAGCTCCAGGCCGCGCCCACCGGACGGCGCCATACTTCGCGCGGCGGAGTCGTGGACCAATCGCGAGCCAGTTCCGGTCCGGCCACCACGGCGCAGCGTCCGGGTCCGAGAAATTCCGGAGAATCCGCGGGTGTTGTCGACAGCAAGTCCGCCGTCCCACCCACAAGATCGGCAAACTCACCAGCCAGAGCCACGTCGTGCTTGGGAGTCCAGCGCCAAGCGAGTTTTGGCACGACGTCTCCCGAGGTCTCGTCCACGCGCACCAAGGCGAACGCGCCGGCCATGCCGATGGCAAATCCGAACAGCCCGGTTAGCCGCCCACCCCAAGACCACGGCGCCGTTAGCAACAGCCACGCGACAAGCAGCAGTGTGGCGCCAGCTGCCGTGGCAGCCGAGATCAGGAACGCGACCTGATGGTCCTTGTTAGGGTTGAACTGCGCCCAGGCGCACACGCCGGCGGCGCCCAACACCACGACCGCAGCTAACCCAAAGCGGACCACGCCGGCTGGGCTAACTCCGCCCTGCGGCCAACGTCGCGCTGAATCGTTCGTTGTCATCGATTTACCCAGTGGATTTACTCGGCGGATTTAGTCAGTGCGGCTAGTGACTTCGAGCAGGTGCCAGCCGAACTGCGTCCGTACCGGTCCCTGCACCTGTCCGACCGGCGCGCTGAAAACCACCTTGTCGAACTCGGGCACCATGCGTCCCGGCGAAAACTCCCCCAGTTCTCCCCCCTGCTTGCCAGACGGACATTGCGAATGCTGCTTGGCAATATCGGCGAAATCCGCGCCCGCCTCGATCTGAGTTTTGAGCGACTCGCAACTCTCTTTCGTGGGAACCAAAATATGCCGTGCCTTGGCTTTTTGCGCCATGATGAGCTCCGATCGATGCGTGGGTAGAAAATGAAAAGGCGAGGCCGACTGCCGGCCTGAAATCGCGCGGCGATGTGACCGGTAGCGTTCTGCTGAACCGGCTTGTTGCTGATTATATCGGGCCGCACAGCCGAAGTCTTGGGGGACCACGATCGGGACCATCAAGATCGCGGCGACGCGGACTGGGCAATAACCCTACGACCAGAGGCGACGTTGATCAGGCGTGGTTCGCTTCGGCCCGCCAGGCCTGATAGCATTTGTGTGCGTCCCTTTCGGTTGCCGGGATCTTCAGGAGCAGGCCATGAGCAACGACTCTTTTGACCAGAAGCATTCTCGCTTCCCGCTGAGCCGCTTCAGCCTGACGACGCTGCTGATACTGATCGCGGCGATCGCAGTAGCGCTTACCATTGGTCTCGAACTCTCCAAGACCGAGGTCACTGGCTACGTGCAGATGCGACGCACGCTCAGCGATAGCGGTTGGCCCCAGGCCTGGGACGACGAAATGACCGAGGAGGAGTACGAGACGTTCTACCGCACGCAGATAGAATTGATGCGCAGCCGTATGCTATTAACCCGCGCGCTACGGGATCCCACGATCAAGGCGTTCTTGCCGTCTGGAAACGGAGATCCAGTCGAATGGCTACGGAAGAACGTAAAGTTCGAACGCCCCCATAATGCGGAACTGCTGCAAATCAGCCTCTTGACCCATGATCCGGCGCAAGGCGTTGCCCTCGTGAAAGCCATCGTAGATTGCTACTTCAAAGAAGTCGTTGAAAGTGGAGTGGTTAATCAAGCCAAGGCTGAGCAAAAGATAAACAAGGTCTACGAAGACCTGAAGGAAAAGCTTTTGCAGTTCAATAAGGATACAGCGAAACTGGTCGCCGAGTTCGGTGCCGACATCGCTAAAGCCCCCGAAATTGAGTTGCGCCAGCTTAGAACCCTGCAAATGGAAAGAGATCTTGACGACGTGGCGCGCGAGCTTCACAAAGTGCGCATGCGGCGAAATATGCCCTCGCGCGTGCAGCGATTGGACGACCCTAGTGTCGCCCCGTAAGCAATCGAGCTGAGTCGAGGCTGACCTATTCCGAGGGGAGCCGGCGACCGTCGTGCGTCGGCTTTTCGCCCGTAGTTTTCTCGACGTCACTCGTCTCGATGTCGAGCTCCTCGTCATTGGGCCAAGAGTCCGACAAGCCCAACTTTTCGGCCTGAGCCTCCGTGAGCCTTTCTGTGCGGAGGTCGCCATAAATGACGCAGTATCGCGTCAGATCAGGCCCTCCCACGCGCCACCACAGTAGGAGCTCGTCTTTGTCTGCCCGATCGATCGTGCGTCCACCATAAAAGGCGTGGTAGCGGTTCCGCAGAATCCGTGCGATCCAGTCCAAACCCGGCCGCGCCTGCTGAATCCGCCGGAATTTCTCGTCCTGCTCCCAGGCCCGCTGCGGTTCGCCTGCGAAGCCTGCCAATTGGAGCATCTCTTCTTGGATGGCCGCGGCATCGAACTTTTTCGTCCGTGGATAATGGCCACCGCTCAAATCAGCGTAGGTCCCGAGCGCCGTGGTGATCTGCTGCAGGTCTCCCACCTCGCGGGGCGGGGTGATGTCCGCGTAGCCGTCAGGGGGAGCCGGCTCGAACAAACGAGGATCGAGCGGGATGTTCCAGCGGAAATCCGTCGCGCGCAGCATATGCTCCGAGTCATCCTTTCCTTCGTAACCGAATTCCAAGGGCAAATCCGTCTGCGGATCGACCCACACCTCGACCGGATCGTGTACCTGATTGTCTGGATTCTTGTCGTGCCAGTCCTTCAGAAAGACGACATAGCCTCGCGCCTCTTTCCCCTTGATCTGCTTGTTGCCGAGTTCGTGAATGACTTCGCCGGAATTCTCCCGAATCATGCGCAGCAGATCCCAGGGATAGGTCGGCGACCCGATTGGCTCGTTGGGAATTCGGCAATAGACGCGATATTTGTGATCGATAAACATGCCCGCCTTTCCGGCCGGATTGACCTCGACGAAATGCTCGACGAGCCAGGTCGTGCGCTTTGGTTCCTCTCCCTCGGTCCGCTCGATCCTCGTTTCGTTGTGGAACGCGTCCGGCGCCATCCAATAGGTCTGCCCCTCTTCGGTCACGACCGTAGGATTCTGCTGACCCTCTTCAACGAACGAATTTCTGGACACGATCTGGTAGCTATACGACTTCACCTCGCGCAACTCGCGGGCCATGCGCTCCATGGCCGACAGCGGCTGGCTCGCCGTCAGCAACATCGCCAGCCATGCCAATGTCGCGGCGATCGACAGGCCGATCCCGCCCACGGCCCACGTTTGGGTGCGACTGAGCCGGGCGAATCGTCCCGCGCGTCCTGGCGCGGCGCCCGTCGTTGAAGTACTCGTCGCGGCACCATCCCTGCGGCGCCGCTCACGCTCCAGCCAAGCGACCGTTTCACGCGCGTCGGGCGCCGGCGATACGCGCATTTCTTCGAACGCACTTGCGACTCGACGCGCCACATCTTCGTTATTCTGCGATTCGTCGTCGCTCATGCTGAATCCTCGGAATGGGATGCCGGACCATACGTCGGACCGAGTCCTTCGCGCAAGCTCGTCGCGGCACGATGAACTAACACTCGCACGTGGCCGGCGTCCACGCCCAACTGCTCCGCTACCTCGGCCGCGCTGAGTTGCTCGACATGGCGTAGCCAAAACGCCTCGGCCTGTTGCGCCGGCAGGGTCGTCAGGGCCCGCCGTATTTGCTCGCGCAGTTCTTCCCCCTGGGCCCGCGCATCGGGTGGCTCGACCGCAGACGGGATCTGGTCGGTGCCATCACCCCCCTCGAATGCCTTGTTGCGCCGGTAGCGCTCCCGCAAACGGTCGATAGCCCGCCGTGTGGCGATCCGCACGAGCATCGTCCGCCAATGCCGCACTTCGCTGGCTTTGGCCATGCGCAGCGCGTCGAGAAACGTTTGCTGGTAGCAATCGAGCGCATCATCATGATTATCGAGCAGCCGGTTCGCGGTCCGCCAGACAGCATCGGCGTGCGCGGTGACGATCGCGTCGAGGTCGCTCATGCGTGGGTGCGTCTGGCGTGTTGGATACCGGCGTCGCACCTCTATAGTCGCTCAAGCCGGCCCGGCGTTACAACCGCACAGAAGTAAAAAACTGCAACGGCCTTGAAAACGACCACGCAACCGGGGAATGCGGGGCTCACGTCCGTCAAACACCGAGGGAAGAAAGGTTATTCGTTGCGTGTGGCACGGCCGCGTCCGTGTTGTCACTGTTGCGGTTCCGGTTCAATTTCTAGAGAGTAGATCCCTTCCCCATCAAGTTCTTGCAAGTCCCTCGTGGCGTTATTTCGGACACTCAGCCATGCGCCAGTGTCTTCGATGTTGACGTTCGGATGCGTCGCGGCGAATTTCGCCCGATCGAGCTTCGAAATATTGTTCCCCCGCAAGGTGATCGATTCCAACTTTCGCAATCCTGCAAGTTTGGTCAAACCTTCCCCGGTGATCGCGGTATAGCTGAGCGAGAGCAGGCTCACGTTTTCGAGCTTGCCGATCGAGTCGAGCGCCCGGTCGGTAATCTTGGTCGAATCGAGATCGAGCGATTCGAGCCCGGCCAGCGACGGCAATGCGCGGCTGCCGGGATCGTCGACCAGCGAATCCGCGAGATTCAATTTTTTGAGCTCTATGAGAGGTGCCAGGCTCGTTAGTCCGCTGCCGGTGAATTTTCCGTGCGTCAGCGTCAGGCTTTCCAGCGTGGCCAGGTTTGCCAGGTGCGACAGCATGTCGTCGGTGACCGGTCCACCGGACATTTCGAGCTGCTTTAATTGCGTCAGTGCCGCGAGTTGTTTCAGCCCAACCGCGGTGTAGTCCCCCTCCCCTCCCAGCCACAACTTGCTCAGTTTTGTGAACCGGGAAATGCTCTGCAAAGTGGCGTCGGTTACGCGCGCCATCTGCAGACTGAGCACGCGGAGCTTTGCCGCGGGAGCAAAATCGCTGAGTCCAGTGTCACTTGTGGCGACACCTTGAAGCGATAGCCCTACCAACTCAGTCATGGCCGTGGCGGCCCGCAGGATCGCGTCCCCATTGTCGGTGCTGGGCGCCGTATTTTCCGCAGGAACGTCACCCATCACGGTCAAGGCGCGCAGGTTTATCAGGCTCTTCAGCTGCGATAAAGCGTCGGGTTTCGAGTCCTTGAGATGTAGCGTCAATGCACGGAGTTGTGTGAGCTCGGCCAGCGACTTCAGGCCCTCGGCGTCGAGCGGCGTTTCCACGATTTGCAAAGCGCGCAGCGCGGCGAGCGGCCTCAGGCTGGTGAGCCCTCGCCCCTTCACTCCCGGGCAATTGGCCAGCATGAATGACGCGAGCTTTTCCAACTTGGCAAGTGGCATGAGCCCCATGTCGGTGACCGCCGTATTGATCAACTGCAACGACCTGAGGGATTCGATTTCGCAAAGTGCGGCCAGTCCGGCGTCCGGCACCGCAACAATATTGCTGTTCGGCTGCCCGCCGCGGACTCCCTGGATTTGCAGTTCTGTCGCGCCTGCGGCCAGCTTTGCCAATCGCTGGCAGCCCGTGGCAGACAGGCTGCACTCGCTCAGCACTATCGCGTTGGCGGAGGGCAAACGCGCGATCTTCTCGATCATCTCGTCCGTCACCGGCGACAGAATAAGCGACTTTATTCGCTTTGCTGGCTCAATGCGTCCTATCGCCGCAGGCGCGATCGGGCCCAACTCGATCGTGACGAACCGCACGTCGGGCAATGCGTTGATTAGCTCCAGGTCGGCATCCGCTCCTTTCCATTCACGCCCCAGGTAAAGGCTCATGCCGTCGGCGCGATTCGGGTTGAGCTCGTAAATGTTGGCTCCCAGCGCGCGCAGGCGCGCCTGCGCGGCTGCCGCATCGTCGCCACTTGCCGCGGGTGCGGCTTGGGATGCGGCGGAACCATTTTCGGCAGCAACTTTGCGCGGGTTTTTCCCTGCAGCGGTAAACGTGCCTGTTGCAGCCGCCGGTGGCATCGGCTCCGCTTTACCCTGCGGCGAAACAGCAGCCTTGGCGCCGATCTTGGCTTTCAGCCGTTCGAGTTCTGGTCGCTCGGCGGA from Pirellulales bacterium includes the following:
- a CDS encoding PQQ-binding-like beta-propeller repeat protein; this translates as MTTNDSARRWPQGGVSPAGVVRFGLAAVVVLGAAGVCAWAQFNPNKDHQVAFLISAATAAGATLLLVAWLLLTAPWSWGGRLTGLFGFAIGMAGAFALVRVDETSGDVVPKLAWRWTPKHDVALAGEFADLVGGTADLLSTTPADSPEFLGPGRCAVVAGPELARDWSTTPPREVWRRPVGAAWSSFAIVGNYAVTQEQRGENELVVCYELATGKPVWYHADKVRFEETLAGVGPRATPTIVDGRVYTLGALGLLNCLDGATGKKLWSHEVAEENGADTLERKPQWGKSCSPLVVGDAVIVSAGGPDGKSLVAYHKETGDLLWHAGDDPASYSSPKLVTLAGIPQVVIINRESVAGHDPVDGHILWRHEWLQPNPKCTEPLVTGEDTLLVSAGYGLGSELLRFTPDDEGGLAVEQVWKNRNLRNLKSKFANMVLRDEFVYALDDGVLSCIEAGTGKRRWKGGHYGHGQLLLVGDLLLVQAEQPGDLVLVDPNPTAFKELGRITSLEGKTWNNPAISGRNLLVRNHEEAICYELPLRTE
- a CDS encoding sigma-70 family RNA polymerase sigma factor, whose product is MSDLDAIVTAHADAVWRTANRLLDNHDDALDCYQQTFLDALRMAKASEVRHWRTMLVRIATRRAIDRLRERYRRNKAFEGGDGTDQIPSAVEPPDARAQGEELREQIRRALTTLPAQQAEAFWLRHVEQLSAAEVAEQLGVDAGHVRVLVHRAATSLREGLGPTYGPASHSEDSA
- a CDS encoding DUF6513 domain-containing protein gives rise to the protein MAREHVHFVTGRLAEHSLRHVLASMAPTVDFDFSVGVLGISVAALMTPEWVARRVAPPAGTTRVVLPGYCLGDLAAVQMAVGTPVDRGPKDLRDLPGWFSAPPADDSDYGRYTIEILAEINHVPRLSREELLGAARRLLADGADVIDLGCNPGETWVDVADAVRLLRDEGTRVSIDSMNPAEIEPAVRAGAELVLSVNSSNVDWAVDWGCEVVVVPDVPETLAGLDQNVARLAAAGVRVRIDPVLAPIGFGFAASLARYLDVRARYPDAEIMMGIGNLTELTDVDSAGINTLLLGFCQELGIRSVLTTQVINWARSSVRECDLARRLAYHSVNGHVLPKHVEPALVLLRDPLVHEYGAATL
- a CDS encoding peptidylprolyl isomerase produces the protein MAQKAKARHILVPTKESCESLKTQIEAGADFADIAKQHSQCPSGKQGGELGEFSPGRMVPEFDKVVFSAPVGQVQGPVRTQFGWHLLEVTSRTD
- a CDS encoding SDR family oxidoreductase → MSDLCGLTTVVTGSSSGIGRAIALEFAAAGAAVIVHAHTSRDAAEDTAMQVRRLGADATVVLADVADERAAERLVEDAWAWRSGIDVWVNNAGADTLTGEAGKWPFERKLSHLWQVDVRGTILLSRLVGTKMRAAGHGTILNMGWDQAARGMAGDSGELFATSKGAIMAFTKSLARSLAPEVRVNCLAPGWIKTAWGDQASEYWQERAAADSWLGRWGTPEDVARAARFLASPAASFITGQIFAVNGGN